The following proteins are co-located in the Nonlabens ponticola genome:
- a CDS encoding DUF6266 family protein, with the protein MGKISQGILGGLSGKVGNVVGGNWKGIDYIRIKPSSVANPRTEGQVNQRTKFTTTLSFLQANKAFIKVGYKSFANKRTEFNAAMSYILNNAITGTAPNFMIDYANALISRGSLSGVLNGAVDITTVGEATFSWGDNSAEGNASITDKAMVLVYNPSKKESMYTLTGANRTVGSQTITLPNTYSGDNVELFMAFVSEDGSQVSNSIYLGSGTAA; encoded by the coding sequence ATGGGAAAAATATCTCAAGGAATCTTAGGAGGACTATCAGGAAAAGTAGGTAACGTAGTCGGTGGAAACTGGAAAGGAATTGATTATATAAGAATCAAACCTTCAAGCGTTGCAAATCCAAGAACAGAAGGACAAGTAAATCAACGAACTAAATTTACTACTACTCTATCGTTTTTACAAGCCAATAAAGCTTTTATTAAAGTTGGGTATAAAAGTTTTGCAAACAAGCGTACAGAGTTTAATGCAGCAATGTCGTACATCCTAAATAATGCAATTACAGGAACAGCACCTAACTTTATGATTGATTATGCTAACGCATTAATCAGTCGTGGTTCATTATCAGGTGTTTTAAACGGTGCTGTGGATATAACAACTGTTGGAGAAGCTACTTTTAGTTGGGGAGATAATTCAGCAGAAGGAAATGCTAGTATTACCGATAAGGCTATGGTATTGGTTTACAATCCATCAAAGAAAGAATCTATGTACACCTTGACAGGTGCAAATAGAACCGTCGGTTCTCAAACGATCACTTTACCAAACACCTATTCTGGAGACAATGTGGAGCTATTTATGGCATTTGTATCAGAAGATGGTAGTCAAGTATCAAACAGCATCTATTTAGGCTCTGGTACGGCAGCTTAA
- a CDS encoding AAA family ATPase, producing the protein MKITKLAIDGYKNLEIKLVHSSDIIALIGNNGSGKSNLLEALSYIFRSLYRETETVSFDYFIEYTNLAQQTIKIEKKKSKTTAFVNDVSTINISQYLPKKVIALYSGEEDRLWRKCYFPFYGDYVSNINKSSKQGLLQSVSLMPQMLYLNKFYWHISLLALIISDLDDNKVFVKDVLGITQVDKISFQFKKDNYSEYNDGSVLDFIKIIDKKSEYTLKEFKKLINDNDYIPDDVYKLLYVAFTPKSTKIISDIVIRFNEHLSIEDLSEGEKKLLLIKSAFEFASQEDSLFILDEPDAHIHLNNKEQIIKTFNPYKSNRQIVVTTHSPTVTKSINDDSLFMVNDGKIIPKEKQEIIDDLTGDFWNKHQQSSFLSSDKKIILLVEGKHDLKHIKTAFKALSSKYPSLDFDIFSLKGETNIAPMLKGIRDASLNNNKLYIGIYDNDTAGNSSLTKGGFLPIKGKQYRILKDNDYSHYSYYALALPKPKGFKGDCTIENMYSCDKFEEAYIESLEQSKGYFNNKSIDDISEDIKLKAKNILSLNSTKFEESDFDYFIPLFDYLEEIRLDSISSIAAMKAKSMMSQNKKKDSNKNDKTEKKKPLKLVALNTQKGSYTEEDHFKNRTGVIVQYYKDLRDKILALDENLKVVPKKDYIAFKKKSNVVDITIQTKQLKIWINKKKGTLDDPKGITKDVAGKGHWGNGDYEIVLKLNDNTANLIELIKKAL; encoded by the coding sequence ATGAAGATAACAAAATTAGCAATTGATGGCTATAAAAATTTAGAAATCAAATTAGTACACAGCTCAGATATCATTGCCTTAATTGGTAATAACGGGAGTGGAAAAAGTAATTTGTTAGAAGCTCTTAGTTATATTTTTAGAAGTCTATATCGTGAAACAGAAACGGTCTCGTTTGACTATTTTATAGAATATACCAACTTAGCTCAGCAAACCATCAAAATAGAAAAGAAGAAATCTAAAACTACTGCTTTTGTTAATGATGTTAGCACAATAAATATAAGCCAGTATTTGCCAAAAAAAGTAATTGCATTATATAGTGGTGAGGAAGATAGACTATGGCGCAAATGTTACTTTCCATTTTACGGAGATTATGTTTCAAATATTAATAAGTCAAGCAAACAAGGACTGTTACAAAGTGTTTCTTTGATGCCGCAAATGCTTTATCTAAATAAGTTTTATTGGCATATTTCTTTATTGGCTTTAATTATTTCTGACTTAGATGATAACAAAGTGTTCGTTAAAGATGTTTTAGGTATAACTCAAGTAGATAAAATATCATTCCAATTTAAAAAGGATAATTATTCAGAATATAATGATGGCTCAGTACTCGATTTTATCAAAATAATTGATAAAAAAAGTGAGTACACGTTGAAAGAATTTAAAAAACTAATTAATGATAATGACTATATACCGGATGACGTTTACAAATTACTTTATGTGGCATTCACCCCTAAATCAACAAAAATCATTTCTGACATAGTAATTCGTTTTAATGAACATCTTAGTATAGAGGACTTAAGTGAAGGAGAGAAAAAATTACTTCTAATTAAGTCGGCATTTGAGTTTGCAAGTCAAGAAGATAGTTTATTTATTTTGGATGAGCCTGACGCTCATATTCATTTGAATAACAAGGAACAAATAATAAAAACCTTTAATCCATATAAATCAAATAGACAAATTGTCGTAACTACTCATTCACCAACAGTCACTAAATCCATAAATGATGATTCACTATTTATGGTAAATGACGGTAAAATAATACCTAAAGAAAAACAAGAAATCATTGATGATCTTACAGGCGATTTTTGGAATAAACATCAGCAAAGCTCATTTTTATCAAGTGATAAAAAAATTATTTTACTTGTCGAAGGCAAACACGACTTGAAGCATATAAAAACAGCTTTCAAAGCTCTTAGTAGCAAATACCCATCTTTAGATTTTGATATTTTCTCTTTAAAAGGTGAAACGAATATCGCACCAATGCTTAAGGGAATTAGAGACGCCAGTTTAAATAATAACAAATTATACATAGGCATTTATGACAATGACACAGCCGGTAATAGCTCATTAACTAAAGGAGGCTTTCTACCGATTAAAGGAAAACAATACAGAATATTAAAAGATAATGATTATTCGCATTATTCTTATTACGCCTTAGCATTGCCTAAACCTAAGGGATTTAAAGGAGATTGCACAATTGAGAATATGTATAGCTGTGACAAATTCGAAGAAGCTTACATCGAGTCATTAGAGCAATCAAAAGGCTATTTCAATAACAAATCTATAGACGATATAAGCGAGGATATTAAATTAAAAGCAAAGAATATACTTTCATTAAATAGCACAAAATTTGAAGAAAGTGATTTTGATTATTTCATTCCACTGTTCGACTATTTAGAAGAAATACGATTGGATTCTATAAGTTCAATAGCAGCGATGAAAGCAAAAAGTATGATGAGTCAAAATAAAAAGAAAGATTCTAATAAAAATGATAAAACTGAAAAGAAGAAACCATTAAAACTTGTTGCTCTCAATACTCAAAAAGGTTCTTATACTGAAGAAGACCATTTTAAAAATAGAACAGGTGTAATAGTTCAATATTACAAAGATCTAAGAGATAAGATACTTGCTCTTGATGAGAATTTAAAAGTTGTTCCTAAAAAGGATTATATAGCCTTTAAAAAGAAAAGTAATGTTGTAGATATAACAATCCAGACAAAACAATTAAAAATCTGGATAAATAAAAAGAAAGGTACTTTAGATGATCCAAAAGGAATAACTAAGGATGTTGCTGGTAAAGGTCACTGGGGTAATGGAGATTATGAAATAGTTTTAAAATTAAATGATAACACCGCAAACTTAATTGAGTTGATTAAAAAGGCTCTTTAA
- a CDS encoding N-6 DNA methylase: MAEIEIKDNKIYAPLLGKWLVLKPEEKVRQLYIQRLIENYGYSTEQMAQEVKVNNSQRGQGRAMADIVIWKSKEDKLKNNSAAIVIECKAEMITIREEDYFQGYNYASWAGADFFVTTNLKETRIFRVNKGKLPKELDEVVDIPNASIINNTKKVEALLKQTKAFTRDEFSKLLFKCHNIIRNNDKLSPEAAFDEISKILFIKIRYERDNNEGQIFSKERFEENRKRQELLNKEMGVKNALPFYQQLFNRTKEDFKDDDLFDSNETIRIRENSFEAIVKELETYNLSTTSDDVKGIAFEQFLGRTFRGELGQFFTPRTIVDFMVDVLDPQEGEIICDPCCGSGGFLIKAFEYVRAKIEEDIHQEKERIKKLYYTDEYEKLSEKKKAGVDEIVNELFNKLNQELDITNPKSRLTVLSYDCIFGTDANPRMSRTAKMNMIMHGDGHGGVHHNDGLLNVNGIFDNRFDVILTNPPFGARVEKNLKITEADKYRDTSRIAKYKERYGKEYENALKQINDNIGKPLLSLYKTGAMTTLTEVLFLERCLNLLKPGGRIGVVLPEGVLNNSNLQKIRDFVESKAKILLITSIPQDVFIASGATVTTSLLFLKKFTEEESKSYKKIAMKAKKDIEAKYQPQVAPIKSKLALRGKESLPADEKKLLRQELKTLTQQIALEIKARIKEDFNYEIPIAEVEKAGISTTGAKIENELVPLAKDFTEYRISNKLWRNIINKVEYEIVEDNKMYRIPISENSEAREPELFYK; the protein is encoded by the coding sequence ATGGCAGAAATAGAAATTAAAGACAATAAAATATACGCACCACTATTAGGCAAGTGGCTGGTATTAAAGCCTGAAGAAAAGGTAAGACAGCTCTATATACAGCGATTGATTGAAAATTACGGTTATTCAACAGAGCAAATGGCTCAAGAAGTTAAAGTCAATAACTCTCAACGTGGTCAAGGTAGAGCGATGGCAGATATAGTTATCTGGAAATCTAAAGAGGATAAACTTAAAAATAATAGCGCAGCAATTGTAATTGAATGTAAGGCAGAAATGATAACCATACGTGAGGAAGATTACTTTCAAGGTTATAATTATGCTTCGTGGGCAGGTGCAGATTTCTTTGTAACTACTAATCTCAAAGAGACAAGAATATTTAGAGTTAATAAAGGAAAACTACCTAAAGAACTTGACGAAGTTGTAGATATACCAAATGCCAGTATTATTAACAATACTAAGAAGGTAGAAGCTTTATTAAAACAAACTAAAGCATTTACCAGAGATGAATTTTCTAAACTACTTTTTAAATGTCATAACATCATTAGAAATAATGACAAACTCTCACCAGAAGCTGCATTTGATGAAATAAGTAAAATACTATTTATTAAAATCAGATACGAAAGAGATAATAATGAAGGGCAGATATTTTCAAAAGAAAGATTTGAAGAAAATAGAAAGAGACAGGAATTATTAAATAAAGAAATGGGAGTCAAAAACGCACTACCATTTTATCAACAATTATTCAATAGGACAAAAGAAGATTTTAAAGACGATGATCTATTTGATAGTAACGAAACTATAAGAATACGTGAAAATAGCTTTGAAGCTATAGTAAAAGAACTGGAAACGTACAATCTCTCAACTACATCTGATGATGTTAAGGGTATCGCCTTTGAGCAATTCTTAGGTAGAACATTTAGAGGTGAATTAGGACAATTCTTTACACCTCGTACTATAGTTGATTTTATGGTAGATGTATTAGATCCTCAAGAAGGTGAGATTATATGTGATCCTTGTTGTGGTTCTGGCGGTTTTTTAATTAAAGCTTTTGAGTATGTAAGAGCTAAAATTGAAGAAGATATTCATCAAGAAAAAGAGAGAATAAAAAAACTGTATTACACGGATGAATATGAAAAGCTATCTGAAAAGAAAAAAGCAGGCGTAGATGAAATTGTAAATGAATTATTCAATAAACTCAATCAAGAATTAGATATAACTAATCCAAAGAGTAGATTAACTGTATTAAGCTACGATTGCATTTTTGGTACAGATGCTAATCCTCGTATGAGTCGTACAGCAAAAATGAATATGATTATGCACGGTGATGGTCACGGTGGTGTGCATCATAACGATGGGTTATTAAATGTAAATGGAATATTTGATAATCGCTTTGATGTAATTCTTACCAATCCACCTTTTGGGGCAAGAGTTGAAAAGAATTTAAAGATAACTGAAGCTGATAAATATAGAGATACAAGCAGAATCGCAAAGTATAAAGAACGATATGGTAAGGAATATGAAAATGCTTTAAAGCAAATTAATGATAACATAGGAAAACCATTATTGAGTTTGTACAAAACAGGTGCAATGACTACGCTTACTGAAGTACTCTTTTTAGAACGTTGCTTGAACTTACTTAAACCAGGAGGTAGAATAGGTGTTGTATTGCCAGAAGGCGTCTTAAACAACTCTAACCTTCAAAAAATCAGAGATTTTGTTGAAAGTAAAGCAAAAATTTTACTCATAACCTCTATTCCTCAAGATGTGTTTATTGCATCTGGTGCTACGGTTACTACAAGCTTACTATTCTTAAAGAAATTTACAGAGGAAGAATCAAAATCATATAAAAAGATTGCGATGAAGGCTAAGAAAGATATTGAAGCTAAGTACCAACCACAAGTTGCGCCTATCAAATCTAAATTAGCATTGAGAGGAAAGGAATCACTTCCTGCAGATGAAAAGAAACTATTGCGACAAGAACTAAAAACGCTAACGCAACAAATAGCTTTAGAAATTAAAGCTCGAATTAAAGAAGACTTTAATTATGAGATTCCAATAGCTGAAGTAGAAAAAGCAGGAATAAGCACAACAGGTGCAAAAATTGAAAATGAGTTAGTACCACTGGCCAAAGACTTTACAGAGTATCGCATTTCAAACAAGCTCTGGAGGAATATAATTAATAAGGTGGAATATGAAATTGTAGAAGACAATAAAATGTATCGTATTCCTATATCTGAAAATAGTGAAGCAAGAGAACCAGAATTGTTTTATAAATAA
- a CDS encoding Panacea domain-containing protein: MSIERKELALIDSNNLVDYILVRGGAMSHLKIQKILFYIQAYHLAYFDVPIIEDEFQAWVHGPVSRKIYNSARDLSILHTELKFVLDEGELDPAIIVNDTLTASQMEVVNDVIDELKELSGLQLENMTHSEEPWIYARRGYDAGQRCEVVIPNECIRDYYKSQVYGG; encoded by the coding sequence ATGAGTATTGAACGTAAAGAACTGGCTCTAATAGATTCAAATAATCTTGTCGACTATATTTTAGTACGAGGAGGAGCTATGTCTCATTTGAAAATTCAGAAAATACTATTTTACATTCAAGCTTATCATTTGGCCTATTTTGACGTGCCCATCATCGAAGATGAGTTTCAAGCTTGGGTGCACGGTCCAGTATCTCGTAAAATTTATAATTCTGCTAGAGATTTATCAATATTGCATACAGAACTTAAGTTTGTTTTAGATGAAGGCGAACTTGACCCTGCTATTATAGTTAATGATACTTTGACTGCTTCTCAGATGGAGGTTGTTAACGATGTCATAGATGAATTGAAAGAACTTTCTGGGCTTCAATTAGAGAATATGACTCATTCCGAAGAGCCTTGGATATACGCACGTAGAGGCTATGATGCTGGTCAAAGATGTGAAGTTGTAATTCCTAATGAATGTATTAGAGATTATTACAAGTCTCAAGTTTATGGCGGGTAA
- a CDS encoding restriction endonuclease subunit S, whose translation MAELTIIEYTELAIWDVKNHFRLQNIFKEKLPLVLFGEFLSKPIIEKTKIIDHKEYRILGVRSYGKGTFINRTVKGNTLKMRTYQIAPKDHLFWCKVDTKNGAFGIIDDRFEKGIASSNMTFATIDKSKVLIDYVQLLFKSPMVNQYMDGFVTGSTNRKYIKPDQLLNEIKIPLPSINEQKRIIDNYNYHFDIAENQENEITQLENEIEKILFKDLGLDKIDNKVSKVGLSFVSYTEIAEWGYNIDNSRFQSNIYKTTSLSISPELFNDAFRGKSPKYDSEGNSTILNQKCNRWNALDLSYVKTVNDKWYNKIDKKFFTREGDVLINSTGDGTIGRASIITFENEDLLYDSHLLLLRLDKTKVNPLFFTYLFNSKYGQYQVESIKSAQSTKQTELGITNLKKIIFPLPSIQLQNTIANKLQSIYQRIEILKVNALNNRKDALVKFEQEIFSQK comes from the coding sequence ATGGCAGAATTGACAATTATAGAATATACAGAACTTGCAATTTGGGATGTGAAAAATCATTTCAGACTACAAAATATTTTCAAAGAAAAATTGCCATTAGTTTTATTTGGTGAGTTTTTGAGTAAACCAATTATTGAAAAAACCAAAATTATTGACCACAAAGAATACAGAATTTTAGGTGTTCGATCATATGGCAAGGGGACATTTATCAATAGAACTGTAAAAGGCAATACTTTAAAAATGCGAACCTATCAAATTGCCCCTAAAGATCATTTATTTTGGTGTAAAGTGGACACTAAAAATGGTGCTTTTGGAATAATCGATGATCGTTTTGAAAAGGGTATAGCATCTTCTAATATGACTTTTGCAACCATAGACAAATCTAAAGTATTAATAGATTATGTTCAACTTCTATTCAAAAGTCCAATGGTAAATCAATATATGGACGGATTTGTAACAGGCTCTACAAATAGAAAATATATTAAACCTGATCAACTACTCAATGAAATAAAAATACCCTTACCATCTATAAATGAGCAAAAGAGAATAATTGACAATTATAATTATCATTTTGATATTGCTGAAAATCAGGAAAATGAAATAACGCAATTAGAAAATGAAATAGAAAAAATACTATTTAAAGATTTAGGATTAGATAAAATTGATAATAAAGTTTCAAAGGTAGGTTTGTCCTTTGTGTCTTACACAGAGATAGCCGAATGGGGATATAATATTGATAATTCAAGATTTCAGTCTAATATTTATAAAACAACTTCTTTATCAATTTCACCAGAATTATTCAACGATGCATTTAGAGGTAAAAGTCCAAAATATGATAGTGAAGGTAATAGCACTATTCTCAATCAAAAATGTAATAGATGGAATGCATTAGATCTTAGCTACGTAAAAACAGTAAATGACAAATGGTATAACAAAATTGACAAAAAGTTCTTTACAAGAGAAGGAGATGTATTAATTAACTCTACCGGTGATGGAACTATCGGTCGTGCATCAATAATTACTTTTGAAAATGAAGATCTTTTGTACGATAGTCATTTGTTATTATTGAGATTAGATAAAACAAAAGTAAATCCCTTATTCTTTACTTATTTATTTAATAGCAAGTATGGTCAATATCAAGTAGAAAGCATTAAATCCGCACAATCAACTAAGCAAACTGAGTTAGGGATTACCAATCTAAAAAAGATCATTTTTCCTCTACCATCCATCCAACTGCAAAATACAATAGCTAACAAGCTACAAAGCATATACCAACGTATTGAAATTTTAAAAGTGAATGCATTAAACAATAGGAAAGATGCATTAGTGAAATTTGAACAAGAAATATTTAGCCAGAAATGA
- a CDS encoding helix-turn-helix domain-containing protein codes for MEQEIILQKLANIETMLQEQNLLKKDVLNLNEAAAYLDISASHLYKLTSQKQIPHFCPQGKKLYFNRTELDQWLQRNRQITKDEIDAQATEYLIRNS; via the coding sequence ATGGAACAAGAAATCATTCTTCAAAAACTCGCAAACATCGAAACGATGTTGCAAGAGCAAAACCTGCTCAAAAAAGACGTATTAAATCTAAATGAGGCTGCCGCCTATTTAGATATAAGCGCATCACACCTGTACAAATTAACCAGTCAAAAGCAAATACCACATTTCTGCCCACAGGGCAAGAAGTTGTATTTCAACCGTACAGAATTAGACCAGTGGCTACAGCGCAACCGCCAGATCACAAAGGACGAGATAGACGCACAAGCTACAGAGTACCTCATTAGAAATAGTTAG
- a CDS encoding helix-turn-helix domain-containing protein, with amino-acid sequence MELQHPHKERLNAIEQRLEKLTAELAIIKKTTLQAQLIDNADFLQLMNISSSTAQNWRNKGIIAYSQIENKIYYKVSDIETLLDLHYRPFKKSN; translated from the coding sequence ATGGAATTACAGCACCCACATAAAGAAAGACTCAACGCAATAGAGCAACGCTTAGAAAAGCTAACAGCAGAATTAGCTATTATTAAAAAGACTACATTACAGGCACAACTTATAGATAACGCAGACTTTTTACAGCTAATGAATATAAGTTCCAGCACAGCACAAAACTGGCGTAATAAAGGTATCATTGCATACTCACAAATAGAAAATAAAATCTACTACAAAGTGAGTGATATTGAGACCTTACTTGATCTACACTATAGACCTTTCAAGAAAAGCAACTAA